The following proteins are encoded in a genomic region of Nonomuraea muscovyensis:
- a CDS encoding response regulator, which translates to MTLSPTDPTGPAQPGEQRVRVLVVDDQELVREGIASLLGIQPGIVVVGTAADGQEAVEAALSLEPDVVLMDVRMPRMSGVEAVSVLRRRAPACRVVMLTTFDNDEYVVEALRAGAAGYLLKNLPAARLAEAVRLASAGVAQLDSSVTLRLAAALPSEPEPGRDAGPSPASVLTPREIEVLRLIATGSTNREIAARMYLSEGTVKNHISRILGRLGLRDRTQAAVYARDHRLL; encoded by the coding sequence ATGACGCTCTCCCCCACGGATCCCACCGGCCCGGCCCAGCCCGGCGAGCAGCGCGTGCGGGTGCTGGTCGTCGACGACCAGGAACTGGTCCGCGAGGGCATCGCCTCCCTGCTCGGCATCCAGCCCGGCATCGTCGTCGTGGGCACGGCCGCGGACGGCCAGGAGGCCGTCGAGGCCGCGCTCTCGCTGGAGCCGGACGTGGTCCTCATGGATGTCCGCATGCCGCGGATGAGCGGTGTCGAGGCGGTGTCGGTCCTGCGCCGCCGGGCCCCCGCCTGCCGTGTGGTGATGCTGACGACCTTCGACAACGACGAGTACGTCGTCGAGGCGCTGCGGGCGGGCGCGGCCGGCTACCTGCTGAAGAACCTGCCCGCCGCCCGGCTCGCCGAGGCGGTGCGGCTGGCGTCCGCCGGCGTCGCCCAGCTCGACTCCTCGGTCACCCTGCGCCTGGCCGCCGCCCTGCCGTCCGAGCCGGAGCCCGGCCGCGACGCCGGGCCGTCACCGGCCTCGGTCCTGACGCCCCGCGAGATCGAGGTCCTGCGGCTCATCGCGACCGGATCGACCAACAGGGAGATCGCGGCGCGCATGTACCTCAGCGAGGGCACGGTGAAGAACCACATCTCGCGGATCCTCGGCCGGCTGGGCCTGCGCGACCGGACCCAGGCCGCCGTCTACGCCAGAGATCACCGGCTCCTGTGA
- a CDS encoding sensor histidine kinase translates to MTSSPTALAPGGEPPSHVSGRPVPWVAPLLYAAVLAGGLYYDAVGAVSPPPSGVAVFVAGLATLAGLDVLERRRYRVRTPKGPAAALAGARLILFVVVTAADPAGLSRALFVLLPFTAYFAFGRRVAVALAAVCLGLLVAWFSIAAPGWYVNAAYVSDLLMFVLGLVLAVSMAAVAVGEQESRTRLEHALDEVEESHTRLSRYAERVAELTAAEERNRVAREIHDSLGHHLTAAAVQMEKAEAFLDRDRPTAERALADARTSAARALEEVRHSVRALRGEAGPFRLSEALAELVRRLDGARSHVTLETAGDESGYDAAALRALYRAAQEALTNALRHAAAGRVTVSATCGDVEARLVVTDDGTGLPPGPWEERGVGLRGMRERVRLAGGAVAVTSEAGRGTTVTVTVPRRSAAGR, encoded by the coding sequence ATGACTTCGTCACCGACCGCGCTCGCCCCGGGCGGCGAACCCCCGTCACACGTGTCCGGGCGTCCGGTGCCCTGGGTCGCGCCGCTGCTCTACGCCGCGGTGCTGGCGGGCGGGCTGTACTACGACGCCGTCGGCGCCGTCTCTCCGCCGCCGTCCGGAGTGGCCGTCTTCGTCGCCGGTCTGGCGACGCTGGCCGGCCTCGACGTGCTGGAGCGGCGGCGCTACCGCGTGCGGACACCCAAGGGCCCCGCCGCCGCCCTGGCGGGGGCCCGGCTGATCCTGTTCGTCGTGGTCACGGCCGCCGACCCGGCCGGTCTGTCCCGGGCGCTGTTCGTCCTGCTCCCGTTCACCGCGTACTTCGCCTTCGGCCGCCGGGTCGCGGTCGCGCTGGCCGCCGTCTGCCTGGGCCTGCTGGTCGCGTGGTTCTCGATCGCCGCCCCGGGCTGGTACGTGAACGCGGCCTACGTCTCCGACCTGCTCATGTTCGTCCTGGGCCTGGTCCTCGCCGTCTCCATGGCCGCCGTGGCCGTCGGTGAGCAGGAGTCGCGTACGCGACTGGAGCACGCGCTGGACGAGGTGGAGGAGTCCCACACGCGGCTCAGCAGGTACGCCGAGCGGGTCGCCGAGCTCACGGCGGCCGAGGAGCGCAACCGGGTGGCGCGCGAGATCCACGACAGTCTGGGGCATCACCTCACCGCCGCCGCGGTGCAGATGGAGAAGGCGGAGGCGTTCCTCGACCGCGACAGGCCCACCGCCGAGCGCGCGCTGGCCGACGCGCGGACGTCGGCCGCGCGGGCCCTGGAGGAGGTCCGTCACTCGGTGCGCGCGCTGCGGGGGGAGGCGGGGCCGTTCCGCCTGTCGGAGGCGCTCGCCGAGCTCGTACGGCGCCTGGACGGCGCCCGTTCACACGTGACCCTGGAGACGGCCGGCGACGAGTCGGGCTACGACGCCGCGGCGCTGCGGGCGCTGTACCGCGCCGCGCAGGAGGCGCTGACCAACGCCCTCAGGCATGCCGCCGCCGGGCGGGTCACGGTCTCGGCGACCTGCGGGGACGTGGAGGCGCGGCTCGTCGTGACGGACGACGGCACGGGCCTTCCCCCCGGCCCCTGGGAGGAGCGGGGGGTCGGCCTGCGCGGGATGCGGGAGCGGGTGCGTCTCGCCGGCGGAGCCGTCGCCGTCACGAGCGAGGCGGGGCGCGGCACCACCGTCACCGTGACCGTGCCGCGCCGGTCGGCGGCAGGACGATGA
- a CDS encoding transposase: protein MARGDLTDDEWSLIEPHLPLGERGPIPDLRQQFDAVMWRFRTGSPWRDLPAEYRPWSTVYDRFRSWATTGVFEQLMQTVIAEAAARGQVDLDLVSVDSTTARAHHHAAGMVVDGELMTALEKAADEERGLHLRGKSPRTASPATATATATAGSVPDAGGYDCGAGSG from the coding sequence ATGGCGCGTGGAGACCTCACCGATGACGAGTGGTCCTTGATCGAGCCTCACCTGCCGCTGGGTGAGCGAGGTCCGATCCCCGACCTGCGGCAGCAGTTCGACGCCGTGATGTGGCGGTTTCGGACCGGCAGCCCGTGGCGGGATCTTCCCGCGGAGTACAGGCCGTGGTCGACGGTCTACGACAGGTTCCGGTCGTGGGCGACGACGGGCGTCTTCGAGCAGTTGATGCAGACCGTGATCGCTGAGGCCGCGGCTCGTGGTCAGGTCGACCTCGACCTGGTCAGCGTGGACTCCACCACGGCCCGCGCCCATCACCACGCCGCGGGGATGGTGGTGGACGGTGAGCTGATGACGGCGCTGGAGAAGGCCGCCGACGAGGAAAGGGGGCTGCACCTAAGGGGCAAATCCCCCAGGACGGCGAGCCCGGCGACGGCGACGGCGACGGCGACGGCGGGGAGCGTGCCGGACGCCGGCGGTTACGACTGCGGCGCAGGATCCGGCTGA
- a CDS encoding TetR/AcrR family transcriptional regulator — MSDVKRMSKRAQKAQETRRRILRAALELFVRDGYGATNLQDVAAQAGVAVQTIYFVFGNKRALLKELVDVTIAGDDEPVATMDRPWYTAALAAATAQDMLRAYVTGTTSVLERVAPIGKVLDGACASDPEVAALWPHDVDPRYVVQQEAARALVAKPGARAEMPVEEAADLLYGLLSPELYLLFVQERGWPRERWERWARRTLRAQLCSD; from the coding sequence ATGAGTGATGTCAAGCGGATGAGCAAGCGGGCGCAGAAGGCGCAGGAGACGCGTCGGCGCATCCTGCGGGCGGCACTGGAGCTGTTCGTGCGCGACGGCTACGGCGCGACGAACCTGCAGGACGTCGCCGCCCAGGCCGGGGTCGCCGTACAGACGATCTACTTCGTGTTCGGCAACAAACGCGCCCTGCTGAAGGAACTGGTCGACGTCACGATCGCAGGCGACGACGAGCCCGTCGCCACGATGGACCGGCCGTGGTACACCGCCGCGCTGGCCGCCGCCACCGCCCAGGACATGCTGCGCGCCTACGTCACCGGCACGACCTCGGTCCTGGAGCGTGTCGCGCCGATCGGCAAGGTGCTGGACGGGGCGTGCGCGAGCGACCCCGAGGTCGCCGCCCTGTGGCCGCACGACGTCGACCCCCGGTATGTCGTCCAGCAGGAGGCGGCCCGGGCACTCGTCGCCAAACCCGGGGCGCGGGCCGAGATGCCGGTGGAGGAAGCCGCCGACCTGCTGTACGGCCTGCTCAGCCCTGAGCTGTACCTGCTGTTCGTGCAGGAGCGGGGCTGGCCGCGTGAGCGCTGGGAGCGCTGGGCCCGCCGGACGCTGCGCGCCCAGCTCTGCTCGGACTAG
- a CDS encoding antibiotic biosynthesis monooxygenase yields MSVITVTRFQVAPADAEQLRARHTALVSAFRAAFPGLTEARLGRLDEETWVGIWRWDSAASLRAARQAVPGNAEAAAAFSLTRDAAVEDIEVLDEH; encoded by the coding sequence ATGTCGGTCATCACCGTCACGCGCTTCCAGGTCGCCCCCGCCGACGCCGAGCAGCTCCGGGCCCGGCACACCGCCCTCGTCTCCGCCTTCCGGGCGGCCTTTCCCGGGCTCACCGAGGCGCGCCTTGGCCGGCTCGACGAGGAGACGTGGGTGGGCATCTGGCGCTGGGACTCGGCCGCGAGCCTGCGGGCCGCCCGCCAGGCCGTGCCCGGCAACGCCGAGGCCGCCGCGGCCTTCTCCCTGACCCGCGACGCCGCGGTGGAGGACATCGAGGTCCTGGACGAGCACTGA